The following are encoded in a window of Candidatus Moraniibacteriota bacterium genomic DNA:
- a CDS encoding glycosyltransferase family 4 protein: protein MHIAIQAADLDANRIDGTRVYLWQLLKRFGKIRPEDMFSLYHREIFNSQITPPDFSNYHVSRIPQPILWTQTRFAYSLWKDKPDFLWMPVQSIPLIRRKSLRTTVTIHDLAFRYFPEHFPYKDRYKLLFLADLAIKNADTIIAVSHHTKKDILHFYPKINPEKIFVVHHGYDGKMFVGPLDKNILKTFGLENSRYILYVGALQPRKNLVTLIHAFEKLREKESFRDLKLVLAGEKAWLWEEIEQARNKSAFREDILITGRISFDTVIALYRNACVFAYPSLYEGFGLPILEAFSAQIPVVCSRGSSLDEVGGDAVISFDPYSVDDMSTRLEEALTNEFLRKMNIQKGRERLALFSWDICAQKTLDIICGQAKNTEYV from the coding sequence ATGCACATAGCTATTCAGGCAGCAGATCTTGATGCGAATCGTATAGATGGAACGAGAGTATATTTATGGCAACTTTTGAAAAGGTTTGGAAAGATTCGCCCCGAAGATATGTTTTCTCTCTATCATAGAGAAATATTTAATTCGCAAATCACCCCTCCAGATTTTTCTAATTATCATGTATCTCGAATACCTCAACCAATTCTTTGGACACAGACAAGATTCGCATATTCTCTCTGGAAGGATAAGCCAGATTTTCTTTGGATGCCAGTACAATCTATTCCTTTAATCCGTCGAAAATCTCTTCGAACAACAGTAACTATTCATGATCTTGCTTTTCGGTACTTTCCTGAACATTTTCCATATAAAGATCGTTATAAATTACTATTTCTTGCTGATTTGGCGATAAAAAATGCCGATACTATTATTGCAGTTTCTCATCATACTAAAAAAGATATTTTGCATTTCTATCCAAAAATTAATCCCGAAAAAATATTTGTGGTACATCATGGTTATGACGGAAAGATGTTTGTTGGTCCATTAGATAAAAATATTTTAAAAACATTTGGCTTGGAAAACTCTCGTTATATTCTTTATGTGGGAGCTCTTCAACCAAGAAAAAATCTCGTTACCCTTATTCATGCTTTTGAAAAACTTCGAGAGAAAGAAAGTTTCCGAGATCTTAAATTAGTTCTTGCTGGTGAAAAAGCGTGGTTATGGGAAGAGATTGAACAAGCTCGAAATAAAAGTGCATTTCGAGAAGATATCCTTATTACTGGAAGGATATCTTTTGATACGGTTATAGCTCTTTATCGTAATGCCTGTGTCTTTGCATATCCTTCTCTCTATGAAGGGTTTGGTCTTCCTATATTGGAAGCATTTTCAGCACAAATTCCCGTTGTTTGTTCTCGTGGTTCAAGTTTAGATGAAGTTGGTGGTGATGCTGTTATTTCTTTTGATCCTTATTCTGTAGATGATATGAGCACTCGATTGGAGGAAGCTTTAACCAATGAGTTTTTGCGAAAAATGAATATTCAAAAAGGGAGAGAACGTTTAGCTCTTTTTTCTTGGGATATATGCGCTCAGAAAACATTGGATATTATTTGTGGCCAAGCAAAAAATACTGAATATGTTTGA
- the galE gene encoding UDP-glucose 4-epimerase GalE: MKNILVTGGAGFIGSHTVIELAQAGYNPVILDNFSNSDPRILLGIEKILGRKPLFYKGDCLDDIFLSKIFSLYHFSGIIHFAAFKSVSESIKNPLLYWKNNIDSLLHILEIALKKNVSAFVFSSSATIYGEPNEVPISEVSPRKLATCAYGATKQAGEDILQNICTTPANKKILKGISLRYFNPVGAHPSGLIGELPLGIPQNLIPFVTQTAAKIRKELIIFGNDYPTPDGTCLRDYIHVVDLAKAHISALTFLLKDNAPQYDVFNIGNGKASSVLEVIHTFQKITNVSLPYRIGPRREGDVVSCYAEVSKAEKILNWKAEYTLENALRDAWNWQKNIPF, from the coding sequence ATGAAAAATATTCTTGTTACAGGAGGAGCTGGTTTTATCGGATCACACACCGTTATAGAACTTGCCCAGGCTGGTTATAATCCTGTTATTCTAGATAACTTTTCCAATTCAGATCCTCGTATTCTTTTAGGTATAGAAAAAATACTTGGACGAAAACCTCTCTTTTATAAAGGTGATTGTTTAGATGATATTTTTCTTTCTAAGATTTTTTCTCTTTATCATTTCTCAGGGATCATTCATTTCGCAGCATTTAAATCAGTTTCTGAGTCAATAAAAAATCCTCTTCTTTATTGGAAAAATAATATCGATTCCCTTCTTCATATTTTAGAAATAGCTCTCAAAAAAAATGTCTCAGCTTTTGTTTTTTCATCATCGGCTACTATTTATGGAGAGCCTAACGAGGTTCCCATTTCAGAAGTTTCTCCAAGAAAGCTAGCTACATGCGCTTATGGAGCAACAAAACAAGCAGGTGAAGATATTCTTCAAAATATCTGCACGACACCTGCAAACAAAAAAATATTGAAAGGAATTTCTTTGCGCTATTTCAATCCTGTTGGTGCACATCCTAGTGGACTCATCGGAGAACTTCCTCTTGGAATTCCTCAAAATCTTATTCCTTTTGTTACTCAAACCGCAGCAAAAATACGAAAAGAACTTATTATATTTGGAAATGATTATCCAACACCAGATGGAACCTGCTTACGTGACTATATTCATGTAGTCGATCTTGCAAAAGCACACATCTCAGCTCTCACCTTTCTTTTAAAAGATAACGCTCCTCAATATGATGTTTTTAACATAGGAAATGGCAAGGCTTCTAGTGTACTTGAAGTTATCCATACGTTTCAAAAAATCACCAACGTTTCACTTCCCTATCGTATAGGTCCTCGCCGAGAAGGAGATGTTGTAAGTTGTTATGCAGAAGTCTCTAAAGCGGAAAAAATTTTGAATTGGAAAGCAGAATATACACTTGAAAACGCTCTTCGCGATGCATGGAACTGGCAAAAAAATATTCCTTTTTAA
- a CDS encoding tRNA-dihydrouridine synthase, producing the protein MLDIQKREKPLFILAPMAEVTDVVFREFISTYTAPDIFFTEFVSCKGLLSSKGKEHLIRDLFYTQKQRPIIAQVFGGDPKDFTPVAKLLESLGFDGIDINMGCPDKKVEKQGAGAALINDPKRAREIVQATRKGAGKMSVSIKTRIGYNVLDTENWIKNLCQTKPDFITVHARTRKEMSKVEAHWDEIEKAVTVASEYQVPIIGNGDVKSRKQGEFLAEKTGVSGIMIGRAVYGNPWVFDTDEKDHSWEERLKALFRLIFLFDSFWGKNKNYDILKRFFKSYLHGFVGAKELRIRMMETREAKEALKILFEEISLLNTSFEEAKEKISLELANTFS; encoded by the coding sequence ATGTTGGATATACAAAAAAGAGAAAAACCCCTTTTTATACTTGCGCCTATGGCGGAAGTTACAGATGTTGTATTTAGAGAATTTATATCGACCTATACAGCTCCAGATATTTTCTTTACAGAATTTGTTTCTTGTAAGGGCTTACTTTCTTCTAAAGGAAAAGAGCATCTTATTCGTGATTTGTTTTATACCCAGAAGCAAAGACCTATAATTGCTCAAGTTTTTGGGGGAGACCCAAAAGATTTTACCCCTGTGGCTAAACTTCTTGAAAGTTTGGGATTTGATGGAATAGATATTAATATGGGATGTCCTGACAAAAAGGTAGAAAAACAAGGTGCGGGGGCTGCTCTTATCAATGATCCAAAGCGAGCGAGAGAAATTGTACAAGCAACTCGAAAAGGTGCTGGAAAAATGTCTGTTTCTATAAAAACACGAATTGGATATAATGTTTTAGATACGGAAAATTGGATTAAAAATCTTTGTCAAACAAAACCTGATTTTATAACAGTACATGCAAGAACAAGAAAGGAAATGTCCAAAGTAGAAGCTCATTGGGATGAAATTGAAAAAGCCGTTACTGTGGCTTCAGAATATCAAGTTCCTATTATTGGAAATGGAGATGTGAAAAGTAGAAAACAAGGGGAATTTCTTGCTGAAAAAACAGGGGTTTCTGGTATTATGATAGGAAGAGCAGTGTATGGAAATCCTTGGGTTTTTGATACAGATGAAAAAGATCATTCATGGGAAGAAAGATTAAAAGCTCTTTTTCGACTCATTTTTCTTTTTGATTCATTTTGGGGAAAGAATAAAAATTATGATATTTTGAAACGTTTCTTTAAATCTTACCTCCATGGTTTTGTGGGTGCAAAAGAATTACGTATTCGTATGATGGAAACGAGAGAAGCAAAAGAGGCTCTCAAAATTCTTTTTGAAGAAATTTCTTTACTCAATACTTCTTTCGAGGAAGCGAAGGAAAAAATATCTTTAGAATTAGCAAATACCTTTTCTTAA
- a CDS encoding KH domain-containing protein encodes MTEEKYTDKEFVEFISKLLVDHPDDVKVERRIDEMGVLITLDVNAQDMGMIIGRDGATAKALRTLLRVIGARHNARVNLKINEPEGSTREKREDKREDRRDDKREDKREERRREFPKEEEKRSLDDVVNDIQI; translated from the coding sequence ATGACTGAAGAAAAATATACGGATAAAGAGTTCGTGGAATTCATTTCCAAATTACTTGTGGATCACCCAGACGATGTTAAAGTGGAGAGAAGAATAGATGAAATGGGAGTACTCATAACCCTTGATGTAAATGCTCAAGATATGGGTATGATTATTGGGAGAGATGGCGCTACTGCAAAAGCACTTCGAACCTTGCTTCGAGTTATTGGAGCTAGACACAATGCTCGTGTTAATCTCAAAATAAATGAACCAGAAGGATCAACTCGAGAGAAACGAGAAGACAAACGGGAAGATAGAAGAGATGACAAACGAGAAGATAAACGGGAAGAGCGACGTCGTGAATTTCCAAAAGAAGAAGAAAAACGTAGTCTTGATGATGTTGTTAATGACATTCAGATATAG
- a CDS encoding 2-oxoacid:acceptor oxidoreductase subunit alpha has translation MDNVTKKKDISIVLGGSAGQGLQTVEKIIAMFFQQEGIHVFSTSEYMSRVRGGSNSVEMRIGEIPRKAFVKKIDIAFLLDEASFERLAYRFDEETIIIVDPLFVKEKIKAEKNIFFIPLEETADLVGGKVFMNTIVAGMILAIFNIDNKKFLSYLKNIFAKKGEDIVEKNILAATKGRILGEKVRSELEETTFSFEKKNEKKNTMFLNGSEGIALGSLAGGCNFISSYPMSPATAVLTLMAEYSQKIPLAVEQVEDEITAINMALGAWFGGARALVTTSGGGFALMAESMSLSGMTESPVVIHLAQRPGPATGLPTRTEQGDLDFALHTGHGTFPRAILTPGTPEECFVCGKKAFDLADKYQIPVIVMTDTFLLDSRYESNAEIFSFEQKPQKYFIETESSYKRYAFTSDGLSPRGIPGFGDGFVHVDSDEHDEDGRIIEDEEMRNRMMEKRMYRLELLKKDVLDPVYKGSNHDAFLVIGWGSTYGVISEALESLQNNHIGYLHVNQVYPLGEEIQRRILSAEKIIIIENNMTGQFADILFKEVERKPDHLIVKYDGSPYSVEELRRYLEDIVN, from the coding sequence ATGGATAATGTAACAAAAAAGAAAGATATCTCAATTGTTCTGGGTGGTAGTGCAGGTCAAGGACTTCAAACGGTTGAAAAGATAATCGCTATGTTTTTTCAACAAGAGGGAATTCACGTTTTCTCGACAAGTGAATATATGTCAAGAGTTCGTGGAGGAAGTAATTCTGTAGAAATGAGAATTGGTGAAATTCCAAGAAAAGCATTTGTAAAAAAAATTGATATCGCCTTTCTTTTGGACGAAGCCTCTTTTGAACGATTGGCGTATCGTTTTGATGAAGAAACAATTATTATAGTGGATCCTCTATTTGTTAAGGAAAAAATAAAAGCTGAAAAAAATATTTTTTTTATTCCTTTGGAAGAAACTGCTGATTTAGTGGGAGGCAAAGTCTTTATGAACACTATTGTAGCGGGGATGATTCTTGCTATTTTTAATATTGATAATAAAAAATTTCTTTCTTATTTAAAAAATATTTTTGCTAAGAAAGGAGAGGATATTGTAGAAAAAAATATCTTAGCAGCTACAAAAGGAAGAATTCTCGGTGAAAAAGTCCGAAGTGAATTAGAGGAAACAACTTTTTCTTTTGAAAAAAAGAATGAAAAAAAGAATACTATGTTTTTAAATGGATCTGAAGGTATAGCATTAGGATCTTTGGCTGGAGGTTGTAATTTTATTTCATCCTATCCCATGTCTCCTGCAACAGCAGTTCTTACGCTTATGGCAGAATATTCTCAAAAAATACCTTTGGCGGTAGAACAAGTCGAAGATGAAATCACGGCCATAAATATGGCCCTAGGGGCATGGTTTGGAGGTGCTCGAGCATTAGTAACAACATCCGGTGGTGGCTTCGCTCTTATGGCTGAAAGTATGTCTCTTTCGGGTATGACCGAAAGTCCTGTAGTTATTCATTTAGCCCAAAGACCAGGGCCGGCAACAGGACTCCCAACGAGGACAGAACAAGGAGATCTTGATTTCGCCCTACATACAGGCCATGGAACGTTTCCGCGCGCAATATTAACTCCTGGAACACCGGAAGAATGTTTTGTTTGCGGAAAAAAAGCTTTTGATTTAGCTGACAAATATCAGATTCCTGTAATAGTTATGACCGATACTTTCCTTTTGGATTCTCGATATGAGTCTAATGCGGAAATTTTTTCATTTGAACAAAAGCCTCAAAAATATTTTATAGAAACAGAAAGTTCTTATAAGCGATATGCATTTACTTCTGACGGACTTTCCCCTCGAGGTATTCCTGGTTTTGGCGATGGCTTTGTTCATGTTGATAGTGATGAACATGATGAGGACGGACGTATTATTGAAGATGAGGAAATGAGAAATCGCATGATGGAGAAAAGAATGTATCGCTTGGAGCTTTTAAAAAAAGATGTTCTCGATCCTGTATATAAAGGATCTAATCATGACGCTTTTCTTGTTATAGGATGGGGCTCAACATATGGGGTTATCTCAGAAGCATTAGAATCTTTACAGAATAATCATATTGGGTATCTTCATGTAAACCAAGTTTATCCTCTCGGAGAAGAAATACAGAGAAGAATACTTTCTGCTGAAAAAATTATCATTATAGAAAATAATATGACGGGACAATTCGCTGATATTCTTTTTAAGGAAGTGGAAAGAAAGCCTGATCATCTCATAGTAAAATATGATGGTAGTCCTTATTCAGTGGAAGAATTAAGGCGTTATTTAGAAGATATTGTGAATTAA
- a CDS encoding SufD family Fe-S cluster assembly protein, with protein MIHFQDISQEDKCYYQIVDPGIYVYFFENKTADITFSIETSHASVWIFGMYKGKENDHYSLSTKQLHKASNSSSHLILKSALEDNSKLIHNAIIRIEKNALKTNASLESKHLLLGKGAHAEAQPNLEILADDVCCSHAVTTSPIHPDSLFFLNTRGLSYEKAKKLLSKGFLNALQEKMNQILEKK; from the coding sequence ATGATTCATTTTCAAGATATCTCTCAAGAAGATAAATGTTATTATCAAATTGTTGATCCTGGTATTTATGTTTATTTTTTTGAAAATAAAACAGCTGATATAACATTTTCCATTGAAACTTCCCATGCCTCTGTATGGATATTTGGTATGTATAAAGGAAAAGAAAATGATCATTATTCACTTTCAACCAAGCAACTCCACAAAGCTTCAAATTCCTCTTCTCATCTCATACTTAAAAGTGCCTTGGAAGATAATTCGAAACTTATTCATAATGCGATTATTCGTATCGAAAAAAATGCACTAAAAACAAATGCATCCCTAGAAAGTAAACACCTTCTCCTTGGAAAAGGCGCTCACGCAGAGGCTCAACCAAATTTAGAAATATTAGCTGATGATGTTTGTTGTTCTCATGCTGTAACCACATCACCGATACATCCTGATTCTCTTTTCTTTCTTAATACACGAGGCTTATCGTATGAAAAAGCAAAGAAACTTCTTTCAAAAGGATTTCTCAATGCTCTCCAAGAAAAAATGAATCAAATTCTAGAAAAAAAATGA
- the sufB gene encoding Fe-S cluster assembly protein SufB: MSNNSLKKKQSQETNFDYKFGFSMPETSVKKIQKGLNSTIVKEISALKQEPEWMLNIRLKAFEQFENKPLPSWGADLSPIDFSSLTYFLRATEGHAKSWKDLPQEIKETYDRIGVPEAEKDFLAGVSAQYESEVVYESVQKELQKQGVLFCDMDTALKKYPDIVKEYFGSLIPSGDNKFSALNTAVWSGGSFVYVPPGVQVNLPLQAYFRINAESFGQFERTLIIADENSKVHYMEGCTAPIYRTQSLHSAVVEIFAKKGSHVRYTTVQNWSRNIYNLVTKRAKAEEEALMEWVDCNIGSKVTMKYPSIILAGRKARGEVLSISLSTKDQHQDTGAKMVHLAPETSSRIIAKSISKDGGRGSYRGLISISPNAENASSYTSCDALILDALSRSDTYPKIMNNSSSALTEHEATVEKIGEEMLSYLSSRGLNEYEAKGLIVNGFLEPITKEIPLEYSIELNRLITMEMEGSIG; encoded by the coding sequence ATGAGTAATAATTCTCTCAAAAAAAAGCAATCTCAAGAAACTAATTTTGACTACAAATTCGGCTTTTCCATGCCGGAAACTTCTGTAAAAAAAATACAAAAAGGTCTTAATAGTACTATTGTAAAGGAAATTTCAGCATTGAAACAAGAACCTGAATGGATGCTCAATATTCGACTTAAGGCATTTGAGCAATTTGAAAATAAACCACTCCCATCTTGGGGAGCGGATCTTTCTCCTATTGATTTTTCTTCTCTTACTTATTTCTTGAGAGCTACCGAGGGACATGCGAAATCATGGAAAGATCTTCCTCAAGAAATCAAAGAAACATATGATCGTATTGGCGTCCCCGAAGCGGAAAAAGATTTTCTTGCTGGGGTGAGTGCGCAATATGAATCCGAAGTTGTCTATGAGAGTGTTCAAAAAGAACTTCAAAAACAAGGAGTGCTCTTTTGTGATATGGACACTGCTCTCAAAAAATATCCCGATATCGTAAAAGAATATTTTGGTTCACTCATTCCTTCTGGTGATAATAAATTTTCAGCACTCAATACTGCTGTATGGTCTGGAGGATCTTTTGTTTATGTGCCACCAGGAGTTCAAGTAAATCTTCCTCTTCAAGCATATTTTCGAATTAATGCGGAAAGCTTTGGTCAATTTGAAAGAACGCTTATCATAGCAGATGAAAATTCAAAAGTTCATTATATGGAAGGCTGTACTGCTCCCATTTATAGAACGCAATCTCTTCATAGTGCAGTTGTTGAAATATTTGCAAAAAAAGGTTCTCATGTTCGCTATACCACTGTTCAAAACTGGAGTCGAAATATTTATAATTTAGTAACAAAAAGAGCTAAAGCCGAAGAAGAGGCTCTTATGGAATGGGTTGATTGTAATATTGGATCCAAAGTAACTATGAAATACCCCTCCATTATTCTCGCTGGGAGAAAAGCTCGGGGAGAGGTTCTTTCTATTTCACTTTCAACAAAAGATCAACACCAAGACACTGGGGCAAAAATGGTACACCTTGCGCCTGAAACATCTTCAAGAATTATTGCCAAATCAATTTCCAAAGATGGGGGTAGAGGTTCGTATCGAGGCTTAATTTCAATCTCTCCAAATGCTGAAAATGCATCTTCTTATACATCGTGCGATGCTCTTATTCTTGATGCTCTTTCTCGATCTGACACCTATCCAAAAATTATGAATAATAGTTCATCAGCACTAACCGAACATGAAGCTACGGTTGAGAAAATAGGTGAGGAAATGCTTTCCTATCTTTCTTCTCGTGGACTGAATGAATATGAGGCGAAAGGTCTTATTGTAAATGGATTCCTGGAGCCTATCACAAAGGAAATTCCTTTAGAATACAGCATTGAACTTAATCGTCTTATAACTATGGAAATGGAAGGAAGTATTGGCTAA
- the lepB gene encoding signal peptidase I has product MSFFLLYTLPFFLFWKIIQSLFSRRKTRSFQLKRFQSHPFLFYTFLLGYVFFCLFPIWLAGYVQATFWIQDTLDITKDEQSIAGTGSMFPTFPKGQGTDPILLSQQTVAVVPMLRYPSGFEFKGNDFFFRPIERGDIVTFSNEKTKEISQKNYTSLDGGFVKRVVALEGDRIEIRDGIFFRNGEAQKEPYVAKARSTFGGPFLQECQEIVIPKNKLFVMGDNRKGSNDSRFNLGFIDLSDIDHVLPYNKQKGVYDTFWHDPSYDLEETAKIFFDIEKYVQEINVRRISRGAKPLQYQPLLAKSASLRGKAILESGDFSFEEKENNYTMKQAMSDVGYSNIIWGESFTLGYYESTELIEHIFSFSDNEEFFFDDRKEEIGIAVIQGSLNGCPTQIIIQHVAGYIPPHYTLEIIEGWEKSLKGIKEIQPGWKNIDKNSSIYKENKKDIQRINEIMNTRIIHIQRILDRMKKNEWLTEEETKFIETQETLDKEQKNLAEKINKAVEKYNKELKEEIEKQRREWEESSR; this is encoded by the coding sequence TTGAGTTTTTTTCTTCTTTATACGCTCCCATTTTTTCTTTTTTGGAAAATTATACAGTCTTTATTTTCGCGAAGAAAAACTCGTTCTTTTCAACTAAAGCGTTTTCAATCTCATCCATTTCTTTTTTATACTTTTCTTCTTGGATATGTTTTTTTCTGTTTATTTCCTATTTGGCTTGCAGGTTATGTGCAAGCAACTTTCTGGATTCAAGATACCTTAGATATAACAAAAGATGAGCAATCTATAGCAGGAACAGGTTCAATGTTTCCTACCTTTCCTAAGGGTCAGGGGACAGATCCAATCTTACTTTCTCAACAAACGGTCGCTGTTGTTCCTATGCTAAGATATCCTTCCGGTTTTGAATTTAAGGGAAATGATTTCTTTTTTCGCCCTATAGAGAGGGGTGATATCGTAACATTTTCAAATGAAAAAACAAAAGAAATCTCTCAGAAAAATTATACATCTTTAGACGGAGGATTTGTTAAACGTGTTGTAGCATTGGAAGGGGATAGAATAGAGATTCGTGATGGAATCTTTTTTAGAAATGGGGAGGCTCAGAAAGAGCCTTATGTAGCGAAAGCTCGATCAACATTCGGAGGGCCGTTTCTTCAGGAATGTCAGGAGATAGTTATTCCAAAGAATAAACTTTTTGTTATGGGTGATAATCGAAAGGGAAGTAATGATTCTCGTTTTAATTTGGGTTTTATTGATCTTTCGGATATAGATCATGTTTTACCTTATAATAAACAAAAAGGAGTGTATGATACGTTTTGGCATGATCCCTCTTATGATTTGGAAGAGACGGCAAAAATATTTTTTGATATTGAAAAATATGTTCAGGAAATTAATGTACGAAGAATTTCCCGAGGAGCAAAACCTCTTCAATATCAGCCACTTCTTGCTAAATCAGCTTCTTTACGAGGAAAAGCTATTCTTGAAAGTGGAGATTTTTCATTTGAAGAAAAAGAAAATAACTATACTATGAAACAAGCAATGTCTGATGTTGGTTATTCTAATATTATTTGGGGAGAATCTTTTACTTTGGGATATTATGAATCTACGGAATTAATTGAGCATATTTTTTCCTTTTCTGATAATGAGGAATTTTTTTTCGATGATCGAAAAGAGGAGATTGGTATCGCTGTTATTCAAGGAAGTCTTAATGGTTGTCCAACCCAAATTATCATACAACACGTTGCGGGATATATACCGCCTCATTATACTTTAGAAATTATTGAAGGTTGGGAGAAATCTTTAAAAGGTATTAAGGAAATTCAGCCTGGTTGGAAAAATATAGATAAAAATTCTTCAATATATAAGGAAAATAAAAAAGATATACAAAGAATAAATGAAATTATGAATACCAGAATTATTCATATTCAGCGCATACTGGATCGTATGAAAAAGAATGAATGGTTAACGGAGGAAGAAACTAAATTCATAGAAACTCAAGAAACTTTAGATAAAGAACAAAAAAATTTAGCAGAAAAAATAAATAAAGCGGTGGAAAAATATAATAAGGAGCTCAAGGAGGAAATAGAAAAACAAAGAAGGGAGTGGGAAGAATCTTCTCGTTAA